Proteins encoded together in one Miscanthus floridulus cultivar M001 chromosome 16, ASM1932011v1, whole genome shotgun sequence window:
- the LOC136513312 gene encoding probable serine/threonine-protein kinase PBL7 isoform X2, with protein sequence MADAFSPPSPPPAPSPSPIAAEDLADARLAPRTFSPWPAPRGDHVSSGGRANPLFTILPVSALAIGLVLLVAVAVILAVTRRARPRKADAGGSCSGDGKPGAPPSSCGSHNTSCGYAGAGTGCIYAGRLGFSAQLPRSRGAQVFTYRELERATDGFSECNVVGRSAYGAVFRGRLADGTTAAIKRLRLDQRRQGEREFRIEVDLLSRMDSPYLVGLLGYCADQSHRLLVFEYMPNGSLKSHLHPPRPASSAAAEGQGLQLRPPPPPPLDWQTRLGIALDCARALKFLHEHSSPAVIHRDFNCSNVLLDHNYHARVSDFGMAKVGSNKADGQVVTRVLGTTGYLAPEYASTGKLTTKSDVYSYGVVLLELLTGRVPVDTQRPPGEHVLVSWALPRLTNRQKLVQMVDPALKGQFALKDLIQVAAIAAMCVQTKAEYRPLMTDVVQSLIPIAKTTPAMSCSSTPLRPALQHVIFMGPQCGGNKTS encoded by the exons ATGGCGGACGCGTTCTCCCCGCCTTCGCCGCCGCCTGCACCATCCCCTTCCCCTATCGCCGCGGAGGACCTCGCGGACGCGCGGCTCGCGCCGCGGACGTTCTCCCCGTGGCCGGCGCCGAGGGGGGACCATGTCAGCAGCGGCGGTCGGGCCAATCCGCTCTTCACCATACTGCCAGTATCGGCTCTGGCCATAGGACTCGTGCTGCTCGTCGCCGTGGCCGTCATCCTGGCCGTGACCCGCCGGGCGAGGCCGCGCAAGGCGGACGCCGGCGGCAGCTGCAGCGGCGACGGCAAGCCGGGCGCACCGCCGTCCAGTTGCGGCAGCCATAACACCAGTTGCGGCTACGCCGGCGCCG GCACAGGGTGCATATACGCCGGCCGCCTGGGGTTCTCGGCGCAGCTGCCGCGGAGCCGTGGCGCGCAGGTGTTCACGTACCGGGAGCTGGAGCGCGCGACGGACGGGTTCAGCGAGTGCAACGTGGTGGGGCGAAGCGCCTACGGCGCGGTCTTCCGCGGCCGGCTCGCCGAcggcaccaccgccgccatcAAGCGGCTGCGGCTGGACCAGCGGCGGCAGGGCGAGCGCGAGTTCCGCATCGAG GTGGACCTGCTGAGCCGGATGGACTCGCCGTACCTGGTGGGGCTGCTGGGCTACTGCGCCGACCAGAGCCACCGGCTGCTGGTGTTCGAGTACATGCCCAACGGCAGCCTCAAGAGCCACCTCCACCCGCCCCGGCCGGCGTCGTCCGCGGCTGCAGAAGGCCAAGGCCTCCAGCTgaggccaccaccgccgccgccgctggactGGCAGACGCGGCTGGGCATCGCGCTGGACTGCGCGCGCGCGCTCAAGTTCTTGCACGAGCACAGCAGCCCCGCCGTGATCCACCGCGACTTCAACTGCAGCAACGTCCTGCTGGACCACAACTACCACGCTCGCGTCTCCGACTTCGGCATGGCCAAGGTCGGCTCCAACAAGGCCGACGGGCAGGTCGTCACCCGCGTGCTCGGCACCACCGGCTACCTCGCGCCAGA GTACGCGTCGACGGGGAAGCTGACGACCAAGTCGGACGTGTACAGCTACGGGGTTGTGCTCCTGGAGCTGCTCACCGGCCGGGTACCAGTGGACACGCAGCGGCCGCCCGGAGAGCATGTCCTGGTTTCCTGG GCCCTTCCGCGACTCACGAACCGCCAGAAACTCGTGCAGATGGTTGACCCTGCCCTGAAAGGCCAGTTTGCCCTGAAGGATCTGATCCAG GTCGCCGCCATCGCCGCGATGTGCGTCCAGACGAAGGCGGAGTACCGGCCGCTGATGACGGACGTGGTGCAGTCGCTGATCCCCATCGCCAAGACCACCCCGGCCATGTCCTGCTCCTCTACGCCGCTCAGACCGGCCTTGCAGCACGTCATCTTCATGGGCCCGCAGTGCGGCGGCAACAAGACCTCCTAG
- the LOC136513312 gene encoding probable serine/threonine-protein kinase PBL7 isoform X1 has product MADAFSPPSPPPAPSPSPIAAEDLADARLAPRTFSPWPAPRGDHVSSGGRANPLFTILPVSALAIGLVLLVAVAVILAVTRRARPRKADAGGSCSGDGKPGAPPSSCGSHNTSCGYAGAGTGCIYAGRLGFSAQLPRSRGAQVFTYRELERATDGFSECNVVGRSAYGAVFRGRLADGTTAAIKRLRLDQRRQGEREFRIEVDLLSRMDSPYLVGLLGYCADQSHRLLVFEYMPNGSLKSHLHPPRPASSAAAEGQGLQLRPPPPPPLDWQTRLGIALDCARALKFLHEHSSPAVIHRDFNCSNVLLDHNYHARVSDFGMAKVGSNKADGQVVTRVLGTTGYLAPEYASTGKLTTKSDVYSYGVVLLELLTGRVPVDTQRPPGEHVLVSWALPRLTNRQKLVQMVDPALKGQFALKDLIQVAAIAAMCVQTKAEYRPLMTDVVQSLIPIAKTTPAMSCSSTPLRPALQHVIFMGPQCGGHWIESAIN; this is encoded by the exons ATGGCGGACGCGTTCTCCCCGCCTTCGCCGCCGCCTGCACCATCCCCTTCCCCTATCGCCGCGGAGGACCTCGCGGACGCGCGGCTCGCGCCGCGGACGTTCTCCCCGTGGCCGGCGCCGAGGGGGGACCATGTCAGCAGCGGCGGTCGGGCCAATCCGCTCTTCACCATACTGCCAGTATCGGCTCTGGCCATAGGACTCGTGCTGCTCGTCGCCGTGGCCGTCATCCTGGCCGTGACCCGCCGGGCGAGGCCGCGCAAGGCGGACGCCGGCGGCAGCTGCAGCGGCGACGGCAAGCCGGGCGCACCGCCGTCCAGTTGCGGCAGCCATAACACCAGTTGCGGCTACGCCGGCGCCG GCACAGGGTGCATATACGCCGGCCGCCTGGGGTTCTCGGCGCAGCTGCCGCGGAGCCGTGGCGCGCAGGTGTTCACGTACCGGGAGCTGGAGCGCGCGACGGACGGGTTCAGCGAGTGCAACGTGGTGGGGCGAAGCGCCTACGGCGCGGTCTTCCGCGGCCGGCTCGCCGAcggcaccaccgccgccatcAAGCGGCTGCGGCTGGACCAGCGGCGGCAGGGCGAGCGCGAGTTCCGCATCGAG GTGGACCTGCTGAGCCGGATGGACTCGCCGTACCTGGTGGGGCTGCTGGGCTACTGCGCCGACCAGAGCCACCGGCTGCTGGTGTTCGAGTACATGCCCAACGGCAGCCTCAAGAGCCACCTCCACCCGCCCCGGCCGGCGTCGTCCGCGGCTGCAGAAGGCCAAGGCCTCCAGCTgaggccaccaccgccgccgccgctggactGGCAGACGCGGCTGGGCATCGCGCTGGACTGCGCGCGCGCGCTCAAGTTCTTGCACGAGCACAGCAGCCCCGCCGTGATCCACCGCGACTTCAACTGCAGCAACGTCCTGCTGGACCACAACTACCACGCTCGCGTCTCCGACTTCGGCATGGCCAAGGTCGGCTCCAACAAGGCCGACGGGCAGGTCGTCACCCGCGTGCTCGGCACCACCGGCTACCTCGCGCCAGA GTACGCGTCGACGGGGAAGCTGACGACCAAGTCGGACGTGTACAGCTACGGGGTTGTGCTCCTGGAGCTGCTCACCGGCCGGGTACCAGTGGACACGCAGCGGCCGCCCGGAGAGCATGTCCTGGTTTCCTGG GCCCTTCCGCGACTCACGAACCGCCAGAAACTCGTGCAGATGGTTGACCCTGCCCTGAAAGGCCAGTTTGCCCTGAAGGATCTGATCCAG GTCGCCGCCATCGCCGCGATGTGCGTCCAGACGAAGGCGGAGTACCGGCCGCTGATGACGGACGTGGTGCAGTCGCTGATCCCCATCGCCAAGACCACCCCGGCCATGTCCTGCTCCTCTACGCCGCTCAGACCGGCCTTGCAGCACGTCATCTTCATGGGCCCGCAGTGCGGCGG CCACTGGATCGAGTCGGCCATCAACTAA